A genomic region of Vitreoscilla filiformis contains the following coding sequences:
- a CDS encoding TIGR03986 family type III CRISPR-associated RAMP protein: MSIDKITSAYNFVPLQAKVVTPDWQDRTSQDVPLQDGLCAEIDLTLTNHTPLLVGGSDTEAGPKRFHCHPDGIPAIPGSSFRGMIRNVLEIASCASMKLIDDRALSLRDLDLDAYKQAFRSKPRAGWLSFCHDRKSWIILEVDYGFIEQRQIQRLGQAHDLIFAQWETASDDDKRKAELKYRAVGKPLKQRFMLDDDLMRTYKPCPKDKPGTVGYVVFTGQPGDMDKNPSEHKKNNKHREFVFLDSEKSTNGTLTVPAGVMQKFIQNHSDSSDWKYLLSPDSVLKNKGVPVFFLTEKNQQKASVSSLGLAMMYRIPGFYSLGELALKQQRRESKLDFVETLFGLIKQSDHEQSRRSRVSFGDLRLTGSNTKPWEAPSAFSQPTVLNGPKPSFYPNYIVQKERGGKLSGPATTLMDSSAKLRGWKRYPVHAPASVKGVPPPPEKSQASVQTQLQPLRAGLSFAGRVRLHNVTREELGAVLWALTWGGNSELRHSLGMGKPFGLGQVSVNITQLNVRSNDTPQLGNNEIRSYVQAFERWMEKNVPAWKSVLHELLAMANPAAPGVSQLRPLKLNMAGKSEFREAKQKKLALQPYSAIR; this comes from the coding sequence ATGAGCATTGACAAAATCACATCGGCCTATAACTTCGTGCCGCTGCAAGCCAAGGTGGTGACGCCGGATTGGCAAGACCGAACCAGCCAAGATGTGCCGTTGCAGGACGGTTTGTGTGCCGAGATTGATTTGACGCTGACCAATCACACGCCTTTGCTGGTGGGGGGCAGTGACACAGAAGCGGGGCCGAAACGATTCCATTGCCACCCGGACGGCATTCCGGCGATTCCTGGATCGAGCTTTCGGGGAATGATCAGGAACGTTCTGGAGATTGCCTCATGTGCGTCGATGAAACTCATTGATGACCGCGCACTTTCTTTGCGAGACCTTGATTTGGACGCGTACAAGCAGGCGTTCAGAAGTAAACCAAGAGCGGGCTGGTTGAGCTTTTGCCATGATAGAAAAAGCTGGATCATCTTGGAGGTTGACTATGGGTTCATTGAGCAACGGCAAATTCAGAGACTCGGGCAAGCGCATGACTTGATTTTTGCACAATGGGAAACGGCATCCGACGATGATAAGCGCAAGGCTGAGCTGAAATATCGTGCGGTTGGTAAGCCGTTGAAGCAGCGATTCATGCTTGATGATGATTTAATGCGCACATACAAGCCTTGCCCGAAAGACAAGCCAGGTACTGTTGGGTATGTTGTGTTTACGGGTCAACCCGGTGACATGGATAAAAACCCAAGCGAACACAAAAAAAATAACAAACATAGGGAGTTTGTTTTCCTTGATAGTGAAAAATCTACCAATGGCACACTGACGGTGCCCGCTGGGGTGATGCAAAAGTTTATTCAGAATCATTCAGACTCAAGCGATTGGAAGTACTTGCTGAGTCCTGATTCAGTGTTGAAAAACAAAGGAGTTCCTGTTTTCTTTTTGACTGAAAAAAATCAGCAGAAGGCGTCCGTTTCATCGCTGGGGCTTGCGATGATGTACCGGATACCGGGGTTTTACTCCCTGGGTGAGTTGGCACTCAAGCAGCAGCGTCGGGAAAGCAAGCTCGATTTTGTGGAGACGCTATTTGGCCTCATCAAGCAGAGTGATCATGAACAAAGTCGGCGTTCCCGCGTCAGCTTTGGCGACTTGCGCTTGACGGGAAGCAACACCAAACCATGGGAAGCCCCCAGCGCGTTCAGCCAGCCGACTGTGCTCAACGGTCCCAAGCCAAGCTTCTACCCCAACTACATCGTCCAAAAGGAGCGTGGTGGCAAGCTGTCCGGGCCAGCGACGACTCTGATGGATTCTTCGGCGAAGCTCCGTGGCTGGAAGCGTTACCCGGTGCATGCACCGGCCAGTGTGAAGGGTGTTCCACCCCCACCAGAAAAAAGCCAAGCCAGTGTGCAAACACAACTTCAACCCCTGCGAGCGGGGCTTTCATTTGCGGGCCGCGTGCGGCTGCACAACGTTACTCGCGAGGAGCTGGGGGCCGTGCTCTGGGCGTTGACGTGGGGAGGGAATTCCGAGCTGCGCCATAGTCTTGGCATGGGAAAACCCTTTGGGCTCGGGCAAGTGAGCGTGAATATCACTCAGTTGAATGTGCGTTCTAACGATACGCCCCAGCTGGGAAATAATGAAATTCGATCCTACGTGCAAGCATTTGAACGCTGGATGGAAAAAAATGTGCCCGCATGGAAGAGTGTTTTGCATGAGTTGCTAGCCATGGCCAACCCAGCCGCGCCGGGTGTTAGTCAGCTGCGCCCGCTAAAGCTGAATATGGCTGGGAAAAGTGAGTTCAGAGAAGCGAAGCAGAAAAAACTGGCCCTTCAACCGTACTCAGCAATCCGTTGA
- a CDS encoding bifunctional metallophosphatase/5'-nucleotidase, which translates to MPLIRQPLGWAALLAVSLFSPWAAAQEQPTTLTLIHMGDVHGHLVPRPHLRSDGNGALQGGLARMYTRIEAIRQARPHHLLVNTGDTVQGSAEALYTRGQALVDVLNHFRIDAFAPGNWEFVYGSQRFIDLFAGQRPLAPWNTIAANVYYDSPDGGPYADKQGQRVLPPYLVREVGGVKVGILGLTTDRGPQVVGRSVTKGLRFLKNGTEVDAQVRTLVAELRQQHKVDLVVLASEMGMANNIRLAESIPGIDVVLSSDMHEIATQPYVTPTGTLVIEEGQDGTVLGQIDLTMRHGKVTGWKHQLHVIDERTPEHPQIAAAVRKVRKSFVSGPGFTQHVNPFNGTRLPRPIDTVVGHTTVALHRSNFSHEAMPAVIEGSSHDFLTDAFRAQTGADIGAIRGFRYGTHVAPGPIRMEDLYHFIPIGPLIAKGELQGKQLKGQIENAADGSLNPQVQEWTGGWLFNFSGVEMDLNPYAAKGQRAANIRVLDRASQQWQPLDPERTYSYASYHYAHDPDLINVVPVKNVQILKDEQGQPLDGVEVVVRYLQSLPNQTASPVLNRIRLTQPLPKPISASPEVQPWRGAGR; encoded by the coding sequence ATGCCCCTCATTCGCCAGCCCCTGGGCTGGGCCGCCCTGCTGGCTGTCAGCTTGTTCAGCCCTTGGGCCGCAGCCCAAGAACAGCCGACCACCCTCACCCTGATCCACATGGGGGACGTCCACGGCCACTTGGTGCCGCGCCCGCACCTGCGCTCAGACGGCAACGGTGCGCTGCAAGGCGGCTTGGCCCGCATGTACACCCGCATCGAGGCCATCCGCCAAGCCCGGCCTCACCATCTGCTGGTCAACACGGGCGACACGGTGCAAGGCTCCGCCGAGGCGCTCTACACCCGGGGCCAGGCGCTGGTGGATGTGCTCAACCACTTCAGGATCGACGCCTTTGCGCCGGGCAACTGGGAATTTGTCTACGGCAGCCAGCGTTTCATTGACCTGTTTGCCGGTCAGCGCCCCTTGGCCCCGTGGAACACCATCGCCGCCAACGTCTATTACGACAGCCCCGACGGCGGGCCGTATGCCGACAAACAAGGCCAGCGCGTGCTGCCACCTTACTTGGTGCGGGAGGTCGGTGGCGTCAAGGTCGGCATCCTCGGGCTGACCACCGACCGGGGGCCGCAGGTGGTGGGGCGCTCCGTCACCAAGGGCTTGCGCTTTCTGAAGAACGGCACCGAAGTGGATGCCCAAGTGCGCACCCTGGTGGCCGAGCTGCGTCAACAGCACAAGGTCGATTTGGTGGTGTTGGCGTCGGAAATGGGCATGGCCAACAACATCCGGCTGGCGGAAAGCATCCCGGGCATCGACGTGGTGTTGTCCTCGGACATGCACGAGATTGCCACCCAGCCTTATGTGACGCCGACCGGCACGCTGGTCATCGAAGAGGGCCAAGACGGCACCGTGCTGGGCCAGATCGACCTGACGATGCGGCACGGCAAGGTCACGGGCTGGAAGCACCAGTTGCATGTGATTGACGAGCGCACGCCCGAGCATCCGCAAATCGCCGCTGCGGTGCGGAAGGTGCGCAAGAGTTTTGTCAGCGGGCCGGGTTTCACGCAACACGTCAACCCGTTCAACGGCACTCGGTTGCCGCGCCCCATCGACACGGTGGTCGGCCACACCACGGTGGCGCTGCACCGCAGCAACTTCTCACACGAGGCGATGCCGGCGGTGATCGAGGGTTCGTCCCACGACTTTCTGACCGATGCCTTCCGTGCCCAAACCGGGGCGGATATTGGTGCGATTCGGGGTTTCCGTTATGGCACGCATGTGGCGCCTGGCCCGATCCGCATGGAGGATTTGTATCACTTCATCCCCATTGGCCCGCTGATTGCCAAGGGTGAGCTGCAAGGCAAGCAGCTCAAGGGCCAGATTGAGAACGCGGCAGATGGTTCGCTGAATCCCCAGGTGCAGGAGTGGACGGGCGGCTGGCTGTTCAATTTCTCGGGTGTGGAGATGGATCTGAACCCTTATGCGGCCAAGGGCCAGCGTGCCGCCAACATTCGGGTGTTGGATCGTGCCAGCCAGCAATGGCAACCTCTGGACCCCGAACGCACGTACAGCTACGCCTCATACCACTACGCGCATGACCCGGATCTGATCAACGTGGTGCCGGTGAAGAACGTGCAGATTCTCAAGGACGAGCAGGGCCAGCCGCTGGATGGGGTGGAAGTGGTGGTGCGCTACCTGCAATCTCTGCCGAACCAGACCGCCAGCCCGGTGCTGAACCGCATCCGCCTGACGCAGCCTCTGCCCAAGCCGATTTCGGCGAGCCCCGAGGTGCAGCCCTGGCGTGGGGCGGGGCGCTGA
- a CDS encoding Card1-like endonuclease domain-containing protein, which produces MHNTSSTVVHVCIATGQNAANLIPLKQLQAAEVLILQTPTMRDAASNLETALRQEGRQIRRQDFDDRSPSTIEASAHQVAEQLDGRQVILHATGGTKLMVLALRDALRLLETGSGKLDIVYADTHRQQLDWLGSDPRTEAMADVLDLQDMILVQGYRIESDTRPAAVQARASARAALTREMGDNAARYGKFFSALAGMACASVGGNLEQAFEFAPGGINAKLLHQAASHGLLSWEGDERLTFSDLDAAKYFAGGWLEEFVFLKLSGMAKRGRYGCNVIVNSSKGQGVRNEIDAMLLHRNRALLIECKTGQQNKAQDALYKLAQLRQSLGGSVAAALYLSAQAVSEDVHRRAKESNITILATGDVSRLVPFLKEWQAS; this is translated from the coding sequence GTGCATAACACATCCAGCACCGTCGTACACGTCTGCATTGCCACCGGGCAAAATGCCGCCAACTTGATTCCCCTCAAGCAGTTGCAAGCGGCTGAGGTCTTAATTCTACAAACGCCGACCATGCGCGATGCCGCTTCTAATCTGGAAACAGCGCTGCGCCAAGAAGGCCGTCAGATTCGCCGCCAAGACTTTGACGATCGCAGTCCTTCCACCATTGAGGCCAGTGCGCACCAAGTCGCTGAACAATTGGATGGCCGGCAGGTGATTTTGCATGCCACGGGTGGCACCAAATTGATGGTGCTGGCGCTGCGGGATGCTCTGCGTCTGCTGGAAACCGGCAGTGGCAAACTGGACATTGTTTATGCCGATACCCATCGGCAGCAGCTTGACTGGCTAGGCTCTGATCCTCGTACCGAAGCGATGGCCGATGTGCTCGATCTGCAAGACATGATTCTGGTGCAGGGCTATCGCATTGAGAGTGATACCCGTCCGGCAGCGGTACAAGCGCGGGCCAGTGCTCGTGCAGCATTAACCCGGGAAATGGGTGATAACGCTGCACGCTACGGCAAATTCTTCAGTGCATTGGCTGGAATGGCCTGTGCCTCTGTCGGGGGCAATCTGGAGCAGGCTTTTGAGTTTGCACCCGGTGGCATCAACGCCAAACTTTTGCACCAAGCAGCCAGTCATGGGCTGTTAAGCTGGGAAGGTGACGAGCGACTTACCTTCTCCGATCTGGACGCAGCAAAATACTTTGCGGGAGGGTGGCTGGAGGAGTTCGTTTTTCTCAAGCTCTCCGGCATGGCCAAACGTGGGCGTTATGGCTGCAATGTGATTGTCAATTCATCCAAAGGCCAAGGCGTCCGCAACGAAATTGACGCCATGCTGCTGCACCGCAACCGCGCACTGTTGATCGAATGCAAAACCGGCCAACAAAACAAGGCGCAAGACGCGCTCTATAAACTCGCACAGCTGCGCCAATCCTTGGGTGGGAGCGTGGCTGCGGCGCTGTACCTCAGTGCGCAAGCCGTGAGCGAGGATGTCCACAGGCGTGCCAAAGAGTCCAACATCACCATCTTGGCTACTGGTGACGTGAGCCGGCTTGTCCCGTTCCTGAAGGAGTGGCAGGCCAGCTGA
- a CDS encoding RAMP superfamily CRISPR-associated protein, translated as MRTDHSCVDVWRLVLEARSPLSIASGKDELVDDVVLALTPAGLPYIPGTALAGVLRHALQAHVQDELGVNGAKEVADDVFGYAQGDDGRASRFECTHAHIHDSRDRVVSDVLAEVSPNEPILGPLVHRLPTKRQRVRINAHGAAADTGHFDRTVVPAGHRFSVELRLWSVNAQAAETARNWLEGLLSSPALSVGGLTRSGLGRLKVVRGAYRRLDLRNARELGVFLDRPAALDQIRGLHPWKAATAESPWATLPLNLRAEGALRVGQGSQALSRHGREIKLADAMPYVEPCVVWESPSKGQLTQRVVIPATAIKGAVAHRLAFHDRRHRGEWATPDSVRTALAEHAPKPTGVAAWLGTIKGEQGASYAGGLMFEDITLPLPSVPSPQVGHRTHNSIDRFTGSVRDGLLFTEEYLFRVSLPTALHLSLAACRRTDGVAWQALQDTLEDLVQGRLAIGADSASGLGYLEGDYSREDFEALRQAALQACGSPADATAQEMIHE; from the coding sequence ATGAGAACCGATCATTCTTGTGTGGATGTTTGGCGCTTGGTGCTGGAGGCCCGTTCTCCGTTGAGCATCGCCAGCGGCAAGGATGAGCTGGTGGACGATGTGGTGCTGGCCTTGACACCTGCCGGATTGCCCTACATCCCTGGCACAGCCTTGGCGGGTGTGTTGCGCCACGCGCTCCAAGCCCATGTGCAAGATGAGTTAGGCGTCAACGGGGCCAAGGAAGTGGCGGACGATGTATTCGGCTACGCCCAAGGCGATGATGGTCGCGCCTCGCGTTTCGAATGCACGCATGCCCACATCCACGACAGCCGCGACCGGGTGGTGTCCGACGTATTGGCGGAGGTGTCACCCAACGAGCCGATTTTGGGGCCGCTGGTGCATCGTTTACCCACCAAGCGCCAGCGCGTGCGCATCAATGCCCACGGTGCCGCAGCCGATACGGGGCACTTCGATCGCACTGTGGTGCCTGCTGGGCATCGCTTCAGTGTGGAGCTGAGGCTTTGGAGCGTGAATGCCCAAGCAGCCGAAACCGCCCGGAATTGGTTGGAAGGGCTGTTGAGTTCGCCAGCGTTGAGTGTGGGCGGTCTCACCCGCAGCGGCTTGGGGCGCCTGAAGGTGGTGCGCGGGGCGTATCGGCGGCTTGATTTGCGCAACGCCCGCGAGTTGGGCGTTTTTCTGGATCGACCTGCCGCGCTGGATCAGATCCGGGGCTTGCATCCGTGGAAAGCCGCGACTGCGGAATCTCCTTGGGCCACGCTGCCGCTGAACTTGCGGGCCGAAGGCGCACTGCGCGTGGGCCAAGGCAGCCAAGCGTTGAGCCGGCACGGCAGGGAGATCAAGCTGGCGGATGCCATGCCCTATGTGGAGCCGTGTGTCGTCTGGGAATCCCCCTCGAAGGGGCAACTGACACAGCGGGTGGTGATCCCGGCCACGGCCATCAAGGGGGCAGTGGCGCATCGGTTGGCGTTCCATGACCGGCGCCACCGAGGGGAGTGGGCCACACCGGACAGCGTGCGCACCGCTTTGGCCGAGCACGCGCCCAAGCCAACCGGCGTCGCGGCTTGGCTGGGCACGATCAAGGGAGAGCAAGGCGCGTCTTACGCCGGTGGGCTGATGTTCGAGGACATCACCTTGCCCCTGCCTTCGGTTCCTTCACCGCAGGTGGGTCACCGTACCCACAACAGCATTGACCGCTTCACCGGCAGCGTGCGAGATGGGCTGCTGTTCACTGAGGAATATCTGTTTCGGGTGTCGCTGCCCACAGCGCTGCACCTGAGTCTGGCCGCTTGCCGGCGGACGGATGGTGTGGCCTGGCAGGCACTGCAAGACACCCTGGAGGATTTGGTGCAAGGGCGTTTAGCGATCGGGGCAGACAGCGCAAGCGGGCTGGGGTATCTGGAAGGCGACTACTCCCGTGAAGACTTCGAAGCGCTGCGCCAAGCAGCCCTGCAAGCGTGCGGCTCGCCCGCTGATGCCACTGCACAGGAGATGATTCATGAGTGA
- the cas2 gene encoding CRISPR-associated endonuclease Cas2, producing the protein MADHDVAVWWVCYDIHDPRRSAKILKRLKGVGIPLQYSLFEVRKSAQGMKILMDELAALAAEDDDLRAYRCSGPDAVVRLGRSLVPEGMWLPEGR; encoded by the coding sequence ATGGCGGATCATGATGTGGCGGTGTGGTGGGTTTGTTATGATATTCATGATCCGCGCCGCTCTGCGAAAATTTTGAAGCGGTTAAAGGGGGTGGGGATTCCATTGCAATATAGTTTATTTGAGGTGCGCAAGAGTGCGCAGGGGATGAAAATTTTGATGGATGAATTGGCGGCGTTGGCGGCGGAGGATGATGATTTGCGGGCGTACCGGTGTTCGGGGCCGGATGCGGTGGTGCGGCTGGGCCGGTCGTTGGTGCCGGAGGGCATGTGGTTGCCAGAAGGTCGCTGA
- a CDS encoding CRISPR-associated endonuclease Cas2: MGEVKRTGYLAAYDVSDTSRRQRIWQRVQAYAAELGQRSAHVIWLTPAERRALLAVVVELLDGDEDQFLLLRLDAHSTPLLRGRAVGAAHDVPSVYRFD; encoded by the coding sequence ATGGGCGAAGTCAAACGAACCGGTTATCTGGCGGCCTATGACGTGAGCGACACCTCTCGGCGCCAGCGCATTTGGCAGCGCGTGCAGGCGTATGCGGCGGAGTTGGGTCAGCGCTCGGCCCATGTGATCTGGCTGACACCAGCGGAGCGGCGGGCGCTGCTGGCGGTGGTGGTTGAGTTGCTGGACGGTGACGAAGATCAGTTTTTGTTGCTGCGGCTGGACGCGCACAGCACGCCACTGTTGCGTGGCCGGGCGGTGGGTGCGGCCCACGATGTGCCGTCGGTGTATCGATTTGATTAA
- the cas1 gene encoding CRISPR-associated endonuclease Cas1 gives MSTLLVDRSGMSLRCDAEAIAVYEGEERRGSVPLALLNRCVIRGADTQLDSGVLLKLAEAGVGTVLFSPRLGRRVAVVLGPQHRDAGLRLAQSQRVLNGPACADWARQVVVAKLGRQVRVLRGWLSRRPEARRRLSDAVARVEAIRRQALQGGDVASLRGLEGAAARVYFSGLAVVVAPGLGFEGRNRRPPRDPVNVGLSLGYTMLHLEAVGLAQAAGLDPLLGFYHRPSVGRESLACDLIEPLRPLVDDWVVGLFRERLLREAHFTVPEGGGACLMGKAGRRIFYDEWFKALPVWQRWLRLRCMILARQLRDEGELFFDDGFGDEVEPW, from the coding sequence ATGAGCACGTTACTGGTGGATCGATCGGGGATGAGTTTGCGCTGTGATGCGGAAGCGATCGCGGTGTATGAGGGTGAGGAACGGCGGGGCAGTGTGCCGCTGGCGTTGCTGAATCGGTGTGTGATCCGGGGGGCGGACACGCAATTGGACAGCGGGGTGTTGCTCAAGCTGGCAGAGGCTGGGGTGGGCACGGTGCTGTTCAGTCCGCGTTTGGGGCGGCGGGTGGCGGTGGTGCTGGGGCCGCAGCATCGAGATGCGGGTTTGCGGTTGGCGCAAAGTCAGCGGGTGTTGAATGGGCCAGCATGTGCAGATTGGGCACGCCAAGTGGTGGTGGCCAAATTGGGGCGACAGGTGCGGGTGTTGCGGGGATGGTTATCCCGCCGACCGGAGGCGCGGCGGCGGTTATCGGATGCTGTGGCGCGGGTGGAGGCCATCCGCCGGCAGGCCCTGCAAGGTGGGGATGTGGCGAGTTTGCGGGGTTTGGAAGGTGCAGCGGCGCGGGTTTATTTTTCGGGGTTGGCGGTGGTGGTAGCGCCGGGGTTGGGATTTGAGGGGAGAAATCGGCGCCCGCCGCGTGACCCGGTGAATGTCGGGTTATCGCTGGGGTATACGATGTTGCATTTGGAGGCGGTGGGTTTGGCGCAGGCGGCGGGGTTGGATCCGTTGCTGGGGTTTTACCATCGGCCCAGTGTGGGGCGTGAATCTTTGGCGTGTGATTTGATTGAACCGTTGAGGCCGTTGGTGGATGATTGGGTGGTTGGATTATTCAGGGAGCGGTTATTGAGGGAGGCGCACTTTACGGTGCCGGAGGGCGGTGGTGCGTGTTTGATGGGGAAGGCGGGGCGGCGTATTTTTTATGACGAGTGGTTCAAGGCGTTGCCGGTTTGGCAGCGGTGGTTGAGGTTACGCTGCATGATTTTGGCGCGCCAGTTGCGGGATGAGGGGGAGTTATTTTTTGATGATGGTTTTGGGGATGAGGTTGAGCCGTGGTGA